The proteins below are encoded in one region of Hordeum vulgare subsp. vulgare chromosome 3H, MorexV3_pseudomolecules_assembly, whole genome shotgun sequence:
- the LOC123440590 gene encoding SNAP25 homologous protein SNAP33-like, translated as MPVAKGGKASSKPDPFDSDSDDGLVSSKPAKKSSAYSVPGGNKKQYQDGFKNSGGLENQSVEELEHYAAYKAEETTDTLNGCLRIAENIREDATSTMITLQKQGEQISRTHEKAVEIDQDLTKGEGLLNSLGGFFSKPWKPKKTKKIKGPVSRDDSFKKKVNRMEQRDKLGLSPRGKGNTREYGEAGTAMDKVQLEKKKQDDALDDLSGVLGQLQGMAVDMGSELDRQNKALDDMHGDVEELNSRVKQANQRARKIIAE; from the exons ATGCCTGTGGCAAAAGGCGGCAAGGCTTCGTCGAAGCCGGATCCCTTCGACTCAGACTCTGACGATGGTCTCGTCTCCTCCAAACCGGCAAAAAAATCGTCCGCCTATTCGGTTCCCGGCGGCAACAAAAAGCAGTACCAGGACGGGTTCAAGAACTCCGGCGGGCTGGAGAACCAGTCGGTGGAGGAGCTCGAGCACTACGCGGCGTACAAGGCCGAGGAAACCACAGACACGCTCAACGGCTGCCTCCGGATAGCCGAGAACATCAGGGAGGATGCCACCAGCACGATGATAACCCTGCAGAAGCAGGGCGAGCAGATCAGCAGGACCCACGAAAAAGCCGTCGAGATCGATCAGGACCTCACCAAG GGTGAGGGGCTCCTGAACAGTCTTGGAGGGTTCTTTTCCAAGCCATGGAAGCCCAAGAAAacaaagaagatcaaggggccagTGTCGCGAG ACGATTCGTTCAAAAAGAAGGTGAACCGAATGGAGCAGAGGGACAAGCTAGGGCTGAGCCCTCGAGGGAAGGGGAACACCCGCGAGTACGGCGAAGCCGGAACTGCGATGGACAAAGTTCAG TTGGAGAAGAAAAAGCAGGACGATGCCCTCGACGATCTCAGCGGCGTGCTGGGGCAGCTCCAGGGCATGGCTGTTGACATGGGATCCGAACTTGATAG GCAAAACAAAGCACTGGATGATATGCACGGCGACGTGGAAGAGCTCAACTCCAGGGTGAAGCAAGCCAACCAGCGCGCCCGCAAGATTATCGCCGAGTAG